The following proteins are encoded in a genomic region of Planococcus lenghuensis:
- the mnmE gene encoding tRNA uridine-5-carboxymethylaminomethyl(34) synthesis GTPase MnmE: MEFDTIAAISTPSGEGAIAIVRLSGPEAVTIADKLFRAPAGKRLADQKSHTIHYGNLTDPQTDEVAEEVMISIMKAPKTFTREDVIEINCHGGLVSVNRVLTLVLRAGARLAEPGEFTKRAFLNGRIDLSQAEAVMDLIRAKTDRAMNVALNQMDGRLSKLIGQLRQALLETLAQVEVNIDYPEYDDVEEMTVPVMLEKSEWVRSEIDRLLSTSQQGKILREGLSTVIVGKPNVGKSSLLNSLVQENKAIVTEIAGTTRDIIEEYVNVRGVPLRLVDTAGIRETEDIVERIGVERSRKVLKEADLILYVLSHADELTSEDEKMMEAVAGMNYIVVVNKTDLPQGIDMERIQEFAGKSRLVTTSLIEEEGVDQLEQAIADLFFEGSVEANDMTYVSNARHISLLHQAHSTISDAITAAEAGVPVDMIQIDVVRTWELLGEIIGDTVQESLINQLFSQFCLGK, encoded by the coding sequence ATGGAATTCGATACGATTGCCGCAATATCGACTCCTTCCGGAGAAGGCGCCATTGCAATCGTTCGGCTCAGTGGGCCGGAGGCTGTCACAATTGCTGATAAATTATTCAGAGCGCCTGCCGGAAAGCGGCTGGCCGATCAAAAATCACATACAATCCATTACGGAAATCTGACAGATCCACAAACGGATGAAGTAGCAGAAGAAGTAATGATTTCAATTATGAAAGCCCCGAAGACATTCACCCGTGAAGATGTCATTGAAATAAATTGCCACGGCGGCCTCGTATCTGTCAATCGCGTCCTGACACTTGTGCTGCGTGCGGGTGCCCGCCTTGCAGAGCCTGGGGAGTTTACGAAACGGGCGTTTCTAAACGGCCGGATTGACTTGTCTCAGGCAGAGGCCGTCATGGACTTGATCCGGGCAAAAACCGACCGTGCAATGAACGTCGCGCTGAATCAGATGGATGGCAGACTTTCCAAGCTGATCGGGCAGTTGCGCCAGGCGCTGCTTGAGACACTTGCCCAAGTTGAAGTGAATATTGATTATCCCGAATATGATGATGTGGAAGAAATGACGGTTCCTGTCATGCTCGAAAAGTCGGAATGGGTCCGGTCAGAAATTGATCGCCTGTTATCCACATCGCAACAAGGGAAAATTCTTCGCGAAGGCTTATCCACAGTAATTGTGGGTAAACCGAATGTCGGAAAATCCTCTCTTCTGAACAGTCTTGTGCAAGAAAACAAGGCCATTGTGACAGAGATTGCCGGCACTACCCGCGATATCATTGAAGAATACGTAAACGTGCGGGGAGTTCCGCTGCGCCTTGTAGATACGGCAGGCATCCGGGAAACGGAAGATATTGTTGAAAGGATCGGTGTTGAACGCTCCCGTAAAGTTCTGAAAGAAGCCGATCTGATCCTCTATGTATTGAGTCATGCCGATGAACTGACATCAGAAGATGAAAAAATGATGGAAGCCGTTGCTGGCATGAATTATATCGTTGTTGTGAATAAAACCGATCTTCCTCAGGGCATTGATATGGAACGGATACAGGAATTTGCCGGCAAAAGCCGGCTTGTGACGACTTCATTGATTGAAGAAGAGGGCGTCGATCAGCTTGAACAGGCAATTGCAGATCTGTTTTTTGAAGGATCTGTAGAAGCAAATGATATGACATACGTATCCAATGCGCGTCATATCTCGCTGTTGCATCAGGCACACAGCACCATTTCTGATGCCATAACGGCGGCGGAAGCCGGTGTGCCGGTGGATATGATTCAAATTGATGTTGTACGCACGTGGGAACTCCTGGGGGAAATCATCGGTGATACAGTACAGGAGAGCTTAATCAACCAATTGTTTTCTCAGTTTTGTCTTGGAAAATAA
- the jag gene encoding RNA-binding cell elongation regulator Jag/EloR codes for MKRVTKSGATTEEAIASALQQLGAAKEQVTVRVIAEGKKGFLGFGSRPAAVEVTMLEPDTEPGLRQKPVEEPASTEAAKQETPVIEPAKPERPDHDSAIEETETYIRNVAKEMGVDDLSIHTKRQGKNVLMRLESEKVALLIGKRGQTLNALQQLAQLVINKFAGQFLLVRLDAENYRERRQETLEQLADKMADKAVRTGHKVHMEPMPPHERKVIHQALSTRLDIETHSEGKEPKRYLVIKPLK; via the coding sequence GTGAAACGGGTAACGAAAAGCGGAGCAACAACGGAAGAAGCCATCGCTTCTGCGCTGCAGCAACTTGGCGCGGCAAAGGAGCAAGTCACGGTACGAGTGATCGCTGAAGGAAAAAAAGGTTTTCTTGGCTTCGGATCCCGTCCGGCAGCCGTTGAAGTTACAATGCTTGAACCTGACACTGAACCTGGTCTGAGGCAGAAGCCGGTTGAAGAACCGGCTTCTACTGAAGCAGCAAAGCAAGAAACACCGGTTATCGAGCCGGCAAAACCGGAACGGCCTGACCATGACAGCGCGATTGAAGAAACAGAAACCTACATCCGGAACGTGGCGAAAGAAATGGGTGTTGATGACCTTTCCATTCACACAAAACGGCAGGGCAAAAACGTGCTGATGAGACTGGAAAGTGAAAAAGTGGCTTTGCTGATCGGCAAGCGCGGACAGACGCTGAATGCGCTGCAACAGCTGGCTCAGCTGGTCATCAATAAATTCGCCGGTCAATTCCTCCTTGTGCGGCTCGATGCAGAAAATTACCGGGAGCGCCGGCAGGAAACACTTGAACAATTGGCGGATAAAATGGCGGATAAAGCCGTTCGGACCGGTCATAAAGTTCATATGGAACCAATGCCTCCCCATGAGCGCAAAGTGATTCACCAAGCTTTATCGACAAGACTTGATATCGAAACCCATTCAGAAGGCAAAGAGCCAAAACGCTACCTGGTAATCAAGCCGCTTAAATGA